Proteins encoded by one window of Phenylobacterium soli:
- a CDS encoding divergent polysaccharide deacetylase family protein: protein MASIALPRLTAPKTGLAKRQLGLAGAGLLFLAALAGLVFLLGPMTSGPPHVREPLYPYLRHAPVGWREALAPAAGSLTVTEDIVRLSERPLSAAAGITWNSGASAKPVAGALPAAPIAGLYAPGPGGPLPIISADGRTPFDGYKRPFVSNGRPKVALVIGGLGLNARATRQAIETLPPEITLSFAPYAEGLQGWIDEARAHGHEVLLETPMEPMDYPDNDPGPYTLMADGSPPEVVKKLEWVLSRATGYYGLTNYLGSRFLASPAAYQAFASATGGRGLGFIDDGSGARLNTGSLPRASAERVIDDQLSQSAIDQQLAALESGAMQRGQALGAGFAYPVTLEKVAKWSASIGERGLQLAPASALAVRR from the coding sequence TTGGCCAGCATTGCGCTTCCCCGCCTGACCGCCCCCAAGACGGGCCTCGCCAAACGCCAGCTCGGGCTGGCCGGGGCGGGGCTCCTGTTCCTGGCCGCGCTCGCGGGCCTCGTCTTCCTCCTCGGCCCGATGACGTCCGGCCCGCCGCATGTGCGCGAGCCGCTCTATCCCTACCTGCGCCACGCGCCGGTGGGCTGGCGCGAGGCCCTGGCGCCGGCGGCCGGGTCGCTGACGGTGACCGAGGACATCGTCCGCCTCTCGGAGCGTCCGCTGAGCGCGGCGGCCGGGATCACCTGGAACTCCGGCGCCTCCGCCAAGCCCGTGGCCGGGGCCCTGCCCGCCGCGCCGATCGCCGGCCTCTATGCGCCGGGTCCGGGCGGCCCGCTGCCGATCATCTCCGCCGATGGCCGCACGCCGTTCGACGGCTACAAGCGCCCGTTCGTCTCCAACGGTCGGCCCAAGGTCGCCCTGGTGATCGGCGGGTTGGGCCTGAACGCCCGGGCGACCCGCCAGGCGATCGAGACCCTGCCGCCGGAGATCACCCTCTCCTTCGCCCCCTATGCCGAGGGCCTGCAGGGCTGGATCGACGAGGCGCGCGCCCATGGCCACGAGGTGCTGCTCGAGACGCCCATGGAGCCCATGGACTATCCCGACAACGATCCCGGCCCCTACACCCTGATGGCCGACGGCTCGCCGCCCGAAGTGGTGAAGAAGCTGGAGTGGGTGCTGTCGCGGGCCACCGGCTACTACGGCCTGACCAACTACCTGGGCTCGCGCTTCCTGGCCTCGCCGGCCGCCTATCAGGCCTTCGCCAGCGCGACGGGCGGACGGGGCCTCGGCTTCATCGACGACGGCTCGGGCGCCCGGCTCAACACCGGCAGCCTGCCGCGCGCTTCGGCCGAGCGGGTGATCGACGACCAGCTGAGCCAGTCGGCCATCGACCAGCAGCTGGCGGCGCTGGAATCGGGCGCCATGCAGAGAGGCCAGGCGCTGGGCGCCGGCTTCGCCTATCCTGTCACCCTCGAGAAGGTCGCCAAGTGGTCGGCCAGCATCGGCGAGAGGGGACTGCAGCTGGCGCCGGCCTCGGCGCTGGCGGTCCGGAGATAG
- a CDS encoding RNA pyrophosphohydrolase has translation MDLSKYRPNVGVVLFHPDGRVWLGKRAGTPPPWCWQFPQGGVDEGEDLEAAALRELAEETGAVRVTRLGRTDGWISYDFPPEARGSKIAQGWKGQKQVWFAYRFDGEEGEFDLSGDGHPEFEAWRWGHLAEAPGLIVPFKRPAYEAVARAFESFAARPSA, from the coding sequence ATGGATCTTTCGAAGTATCGGCCCAACGTCGGCGTGGTCCTGTTCCACCCGGACGGGCGCGTCTGGCTCGGCAAGCGCGCGGGGACGCCGCCGCCCTGGTGCTGGCAGTTCCCGCAGGGCGGCGTCGACGAGGGCGAGGACCTGGAGGCGGCGGCGCTGCGCGAGCTCGCCGAGGAGACCGGCGCGGTGAGGGTCACGCGCCTCGGCCGGACCGACGGCTGGATCAGCTACGATTTCCCGCCCGAGGCCAGGGGCTCGAAGATCGCCCAGGGCTGGAAGGGCCAGAAACAGGTGTGGTTCGCCTATCGCTTCGACGGCGAGGAGGGCGAGTTCGATCTCTCCGGCGACGGCCATCCGGAGTTCGAGGCCTGGCGCTGGGGGCATCTCGCCGAGGCGCCGGGGCTGATCGTGCCGTTCAAGCGGCCGGCCTACGAGGCGGTGGCCAGGGCCTTCGAGAGCTTCGCGGCCCGGCCTAGCGCCTGA
- a CDS encoding CBU_0592 family membrane protein: protein MTLTDAAGLCGVLLILVAYAAAAAGKLDPQRPASLAANLVGAGLILLSLAKDFNLSAAAMEGAWALVSLAGLVRIGWKRLRR, encoded by the coding sequence ATGACCCTGACGGACGCCGCGGGCCTCTGCGGCGTCCTTCTCATTCTGGTGGCCTACGCCGCGGCCGCCGCGGGCAAGCTCGATCCGCAGCGCCCGGCGTCCCTGGCCGCCAACCTGGTCGGCGCGGGCCTGATCCTGTTGTCGCTGGCCAAGGATTTCAACCTCTCGGCCGCCGCCATGGAGGGCGCCTGGGCGCTCGTCTCCCTGGCGGGGCTCGTCCGCATCGGCTGGAAGCGCCTCAGGCGCTAG
- a CDS encoding ATP synthase F1 subunit epsilon, producing the protein MADKLHFSLVSPERELFSGEVDQVDAPGSEGDFGVLAGHAPFMTALKEGQVRVHNGGRVTAYDVRGGFADVTPEGLTILAEHATEAA; encoded by the coding sequence ATGGCCGACAAGCTCCACTTCTCCCTGGTCTCGCCGGAGCGCGAACTGTTCTCCGGCGAGGTCGACCAAGTCGACGCGCCGGGGTCGGAAGGCGACTTCGGCGTCCTGGCCGGCCACGCGCCGTTCATGACGGCGCTCAAGGAGGGCCAGGTCCGCGTGCACAATGGCGGGCGGGTCACCGCCTACGACGTGCGCGGCGGCTTCGCCGACGTGACGCCCGAGGGTCTCACCATCCTCGCCGAGCACGCGACGGAAGCGGCCTAA
- the atpD gene encoding F0F1 ATP synthase subunit beta, which yields MSEAPAKKTAAKKAPAKKPAAPKASASKALVAKGVASGRIVQVIGAVVDVEFDGHLPAILNALETSNTDQRTGQPFRLVLEVAQHLGENTVRTIAMDTTEGLTRGQAVTDTGGPITVPVGPATLGRIMNVIGEPIDEAGPISADTVSVIHKEAPSFAEQSTTPEVLVTGIKVVDLLCPYTKGGKIGLFGGAGVGKTVTMQELINNIAKAYGGYSVLAGVGERTREGNDLYHEMIESGVNQAGGGGNSRCTLVYGQMNEPPGARARVALTGLAQAEYFRDQEGKDVLLFIDNIFRFTQAGSEVSALLGRIPSAVGYQPTLATEMGNLQERITSTNKGSITSVQAIYVPADDLTDPAPATSFAHLDATTVLSRDIAAQGIFPAVDPLDSTSRILDPLVIGDEHYTTARRVQEVLQQYKALKDIIAILGMDELSEDDKLVVARARKITRFLSQPFHVAEQFTNQPGKFVDLKDTIRSFKAIVDGEVDHLPEPAFYMVGSIEEAIEKAQQLAAEA from the coding sequence ATGTCTGAAGCTCCCGCCAAGAAGACCGCCGCCAAGAAGGCTCCCGCCAAGAAGCCGGCGGCCCCGAAGGCTTCCGCCAGCAAGGCCCTCGTCGCCAAGGGCGTCGCCTCCGGCCGCATCGTCCAGGTCATCGGCGCCGTCGTCGACGTGGAGTTCGACGGCCACCTGCCGGCGATCCTGAACGCGCTCGAGACCTCGAACACCGACCAGCGGACCGGCCAGCCGTTCCGCCTGGTGCTCGAGGTCGCCCAGCACCTGGGCGAGAACACCGTCCGCACCATCGCCATGGACACCACCGAGGGCCTGACCCGCGGCCAGGCGGTGACCGACACCGGCGGCCCGATCACCGTGCCCGTCGGCCCGGCCACCCTCGGCCGCATCATGAACGTCATCGGCGAGCCGATCGACGAGGCCGGCCCGATCTCGGCCGACACCGTCTCGGTGATCCACAAGGAAGCCCCGTCCTTCGCCGAACAGTCCACGACCCCGGAAGTGCTGGTCACCGGCATCAAGGTCGTCGACCTGCTCTGCCCCTACACCAAGGGCGGCAAGATCGGCCTGTTCGGCGGCGCCGGCGTCGGCAAGACCGTGACGATGCAGGAGCTCATCAACAACATCGCCAAGGCCTACGGCGGCTACTCCGTGCTGGCCGGCGTCGGTGAGCGCACCCGCGAAGGCAACGACCTCTACCACGAGATGATCGAGTCCGGCGTGAACCAGGCCGGCGGCGGCGGCAACTCCCGCTGCACCCTGGTCTACGGCCAGATGAACGAGCCCCCGGGCGCCCGCGCCCGCGTCGCCCTCACCGGCCTGGCCCAGGCGGAGTACTTCCGCGACCAGGAAGGCAAGGACGTGCTCCTGTTCATCGACAACATCTTCCGCTTCACCCAGGCCGGCTCGGAAGTGTCGGCTCTGCTGGGCCGCATCCCCTCGGCCGTGGGCTATCAGCCCACCCTGGCCACCGAGATGGGCAACCTGCAGGAGCGCATCACCTCCACCAACAAGGGCTCGATCACCTCGGTCCAGGCCATCTACGTGCCGGCCGACGACCTGACCGACCCGGCGCCGGCGACCTCGTTCGCCCACCTCGACGCCACCACCGTTCTGTCGCGCGACATCGCCGCCCAGGGCATCTTCCCGGCGGTGGACCCGCTGGACTCCACCTCGCGGATCCTCGACCCGCTGGTGATCGGCGACGAGCACTACACCACCGCCCGCCGGGTGCAGGAGGTGCTGCAGCAGTACAAGGCGCTGAAGGACATCATCGCCATCCTCGGGATGGACGAGCTGTCGGAAGACGACAAGCTGGTCGTCGCCCGCGCCCGGAAGATCACCCGCTTCCTGTCGCAGCCGTTCCACGTGGCGGAGCAGTTCACCAACCAGCCCGGCAAGTTCGTCGACCTGAAGGACACCATCCGCTCCTTCAAGGCGATCGTGGACGGCGAGGTCGACCACCTGCCGGAGCCCGCCTTCTACATGGTCGGCTCCATCGAGGAGGCGATCGAGAAGGCCCAGCAGCTGGCCGCGGAAGCCTAA
- a CDS encoding F0F1 ATP synthase subunit gamma — MASLKEMRNRIGSVKATQKITKAMQMVAAAKLRRAQDAAQSARPYAERMANVIANLAAGVSGPGAPKLLVGTGSDRRHLVVVATADRGLAGGFNSSIVRTARDRIQSLLAEGKDVRVIVVGRKARDQLRRLFGDRFVEVFEAGGNPSLDRAEEIAAKIREIFEAGETDVVSLIYSRFQSVVSQVPTVKQLIPAEVAEGGRTVDLKGAAYEYEPDEESILETLLPRNITTQVFSAMLENQAGFFAAQMTAMDNATRNAGDMIANLTLQYNRTRQAQITKELIEIISGAEAL, encoded by the coding sequence ATGGCCAGCCTCAAGGAGATGCGCAATCGGATCGGAAGCGTGAAAGCCACGCAGAAGATCACGAAGGCGATGCAGATGGTGGCGGCGGCCAAGCTGCGCCGTGCGCAGGACGCCGCCCAGAGCGCCCGGCCCTACGCCGAGCGCATGGCGAACGTCATCGCCAACCTGGCCGCGGGGGTCTCCGGCCCCGGCGCGCCGAAGCTGCTCGTGGGCACGGGCTCGGATCGCCGTCACCTGGTGGTGGTGGCGACCGCCGACCGCGGCCTGGCCGGCGGCTTCAACTCGTCCATCGTCCGCACGGCGCGCGACCGCATCCAGTCCCTCCTCGCCGAGGGCAAGGACGTGCGGGTGATCGTGGTCGGCCGCAAGGCCCGCGACCAGCTGCGCCGCCTGTTCGGCGACCGCTTCGTCGAGGTCTTCGAGGCCGGCGGCAACCCCTCGCTCGACCGGGCCGAGGAGATCGCCGCCAAGATCCGCGAGATCTTCGAAGCCGGCGAGACGGACGTCGTCAGCCTGATCTATTCGCGCTTCCAGTCGGTGGTCAGCCAGGTCCCGACCGTGAAGCAGCTGATCCCGGCCGAGGTGGCCGAGGGCGGCCGGACGGTCGATCTCAAGGGCGCCGCCTACGAGTACGAGCCGGACGAGGAGAGCATCCTCGAGACCCTGCTGCCGCGGAACATCACCACCCAGGTGTTCTCCGCCATGCTGGAGAACCAGGCCGGTTTCTTCGCCGCCCAGATGACGGCGATGGACAACGCCACCCGCAACGCCGGCGACATGATCGCCAACCTCACCCTGCAGTACAACCGCACCCGCCAGGCGCAGATCACCAAGGAGCTGATCGAGATCATCTCCGGCGCCGAGGCGCTCTAG
- the atpA gene encoding F0F1 ATP synthase subunit alpha, producing MDIRAAEISAILKSQIANFGEEADVSDVGQVLSVGDGIARVFGLDNVQAGEMVEFPSAGVKGMALNLERDNVGVVIFGEDRAIKEGDEVRRLSEIVDVPVGKGLLGRVVNPLGEPIDGKGPIQNVAERRRVDVKAPGIIPRKSVHEPVQTGLKAIDTLIPIGRGQRELIIGDRQTGKTAVAIDTILNQKAVNAAGDESQKLYCIYVAVGQKRSTVAQIVKTLEERGALDYTIVVSATASEPAPLQFLAPFAGCAMGEWFRDNGMHAVIIYDDLSKQAVAYRQMSLLLRRPPGREAYPGDVFYLHSRLLERAAKLNDDNGSGSLTALPVIETQANDVSAYIPTNVISITDGQIFLETDLFFQGIRPAVNVGISVSRVGSSAQIKAMKAASGPIKGELAQYREMAAFAKFGSDLDVATQRMLARGERLTELLKQPQYAPLAVEEQVAVIYGGTRGYLDKIATANVGRWERELLSFLHAKHQDILDEIRTKKDLGPVEDRLKAALASFSDNFA from the coding sequence ATGGATATCCGCGCCGCCGAGATTTCGGCCATCCTCAAGTCGCAGATCGCCAATTTCGGCGAGGAAGCCGACGTCTCCGACGTCGGCCAGGTGCTGTCGGTCGGTGACGGCATCGCCCGCGTGTTCGGCCTCGACAACGTCCAGGCCGGTGAAATGGTGGAGTTCCCCTCCGCCGGCGTGAAGGGCATGGCCCTGAACCTCGAGCGCGACAACGTCGGCGTCGTGATCTTCGGCGAAGACCGCGCCATCAAGGAAGGCGACGAAGTCCGCCGCCTCTCCGAGATCGTGGACGTGCCGGTCGGCAAGGGCCTGCTGGGCCGTGTCGTCAACCCGCTGGGCGAGCCGATCGATGGCAAGGGCCCGATCCAGAACGTGGCCGAGCGCCGCCGCGTGGACGTCAAGGCGCCGGGCATCATCCCGCGCAAGTCGGTGCACGAGCCGGTGCAGACCGGCCTCAAGGCCATCGACACCCTGATCCCGATCGGCCGCGGCCAGCGCGAGCTGATCATCGGTGACCGCCAGACCGGCAAGACCGCCGTGGCGATCGACACCATCCTGAACCAGAAGGCGGTCAACGCCGCCGGCGACGAGAGCCAGAAGCTCTACTGCATCTACGTGGCCGTCGGTCAGAAGCGCTCGACCGTCGCCCAGATCGTCAAGACGCTCGAGGAGCGCGGCGCCCTCGACTACACCATCGTGGTGTCGGCGACCGCCTCGGAGCCGGCCCCGCTGCAGTTCCTGGCGCCCTTCGCGGGCTGCGCCATGGGCGAGTGGTTCCGCGACAACGGCATGCACGCCGTGATCATCTATGACGACCTCTCCAAGCAGGCCGTCGCCTACCGCCAGATGTCGCTGCTGCTGCGCCGCCCGCCGGGCCGCGAAGCCTATCCGGGCGACGTGTTCTACCTGCATAGCCGCCTGCTCGAGCGCGCGGCGAAGCTGAACGACGACAACGGCTCCGGCTCGCTCACTGCCCTGCCGGTCATCGAGACCCAGGCCAACGACGTGTCGGCCTACATCCCGACGAACGTGATCTCGATCACCGACGGCCAGATCTTCCTCGAGACCGACCTGTTCTTCCAGGGCATCCGCCCGGCGGTGAACGTCGGCATCTCGGTGTCGCGCGTCGGCTCCTCGGCCCAGATCAAGGCGATGAAGGCCGCGTCCGGCCCGATCAAGGGCGAGCTCGCCCAGTACCGGGAAATGGCCGCCTTCGCGAAGTTCGGCTCCGACCTCGACGTGGCCACCCAGCGCATGCTGGCCCGCGGCGAGCGCCTGACCGAGCTGCTCAAGCAGCCCCAGTACGCGCCGCTGGCCGTCGAGGAGCAGGTGGCCGTGATCTACGGCGGCACCCGCGGCTACCTCGACAAGATCGCCACCGCCAACGTGGGCCGTTGGGAGCGCGAGCTGCTCTCCTTCCTGCACGCCAAGCACCAGGACATCCTCGACGAGATCCGCACCAAGAAGGACCTCGGCCCGGTGGAAGACCGCCTGAAGGCCGCGCTCGCGTCCTTCTCCGACAACTTCGCCTGA
- a CDS encoding F0F1 ATP synthase subunit delta, with translation MADESNASNVGGRYAQALFDLATEQNAVAAVEADLKSLKKALAESRDLKVLLASPAFNAEDKGKALSAIAVKAKFNGVTKKFLGLLAANGRASALPAVIAAFEALAAKARGAVSAEVTTAIPLTAAQTKGVAAALRQALGKDPEISTRVDPALLGGIRVKVGSRLFDASLRSKLDSLKFALKRA, from the coding sequence GTGGCGGACGAATCCAACGCGTCGAACGTAGGCGGCCGATATGCGCAGGCCTTGTTCGACCTCGCGACCGAACAGAACGCAGTGGCGGCCGTCGAGGCCGACCTGAAGTCGTTGAAGAAGGCCCTCGCCGAGAGCCGGGACCTGAAGGTCCTGCTCGCGTCGCCGGCGTTCAACGCCGAGGACAAGGGCAAGGCCCTGTCGGCGATCGCCGTGAAGGCGAAGTTCAACGGCGTGACCAAGAAATTCCTGGGCCTGCTTGCGGCGAACGGCCGCGCCAGCGCCCTGCCGGCCGTGATCGCCGCCTTCGAGGCCCTCGCGGCCAAGGCGCGCGGCGCGGTGTCGGCCGAGGTGACCACCGCGATCCCGCTGACCGCCGCCCAGACCAAGGGCGTGGCCGCGGCCCTGCGCCAGGCGCTAGGCAAGGATCCTGAAATCTCGACCCGCGTCGATCCCGCCCTCCTCGGCGGCATCCGCGTGAAGGTCGGTTCCCGTCTGTTCGACGCTTCGCTCCGTTCGAAGCTCGATTCTCTGAAATTCGCCCTGAAGAGAGCGTAA
- a CDS encoding type I secretion C-terminal target domain-containing protein yields the protein MTDSLSIALVDDYGPEQGLITTNQMTDDPTPVVRVWLTTSSGAAIQAGETIKVSDMGTDVGQAAVSADDVARGYVDVAAHYVKSDLQPFTVGAYDSGGAQVASGTLQFDLAPTSGVLRTDMTDGGHTVSYTFNSSIPFYTALVQRYDPAGHTVGQMFMGQYESGQPSDYSITPLYGGNSVALFLDGDHFTNRKGPVVDAHGAVLTTITTGFNAVATAGAAGGFLTNWVDVVSTGDTILHTYDNAGVSMSNDLHMLGPVTSVVAEAGGRIDVNWDDFGASRTLVLDPLHASALTGPAPTSLSAWDDYGPQMGQITTGGTTDDATPTFRVAVREAGEVVVSLSHESSSIRTEVHTTDADIARGYVEVTMSAAQGDGAYAASARFLDADGLTTPRADTSFTLQTSPPPSGGQVLRGQDGGSNLQGGSGDDTLIGGSGPDTMTGGGGGDHFAWNAVPYSPGHVTDFTDGTDRLDLSALLSAANYSGSDPVADGYVKPIDDGSGNTWIYFDRDGHGSGDPWGSFVTTLDHVPASQITSADLVGGTSTSPPPPPPPAAGGQALQGEAGGSDLAGGSGNDTLTGGPGPDTMTGAGGADHFAWNNLPWSPGHVTDFTDGTDLLDLTGLLFAYHYSGTDPVADGWVKPVDDGHGNTWLYFDTDGHGSADPWGSFIATLDHVPASAITRDDLVGGNPTSPPPPNGQGVVLSGQNGGSNLTGGPGNDTLDGGTGPDTMTGGAGADQFVWNPLPWSPSRITDFADGTDHINLSGLLAAYHYQGSDPIGDGYVRLVDDGQGDTWLYFDTDGHGSADQWGTFLATIDHVPASSLSASDFIFT from the coding sequence ATGACCGACAGCCTCTCCATCGCCCTTGTCGACGACTACGGCCCCGAGCAGGGGCTGATCACCACCAACCAGATGACCGACGATCCGACGCCGGTGGTGCGCGTCTGGCTGACCACCAGTTCCGGCGCGGCGATCCAGGCCGGGGAGACGATCAAGGTCAGCGACATGGGGACGGACGTGGGCCAGGCGGCGGTCAGCGCCGACGACGTCGCCCGCGGCTATGTCGACGTCGCCGCCCATTACGTGAAGTCCGACCTGCAGCCCTTCACGGTCGGCGCCTACGACAGCGGCGGCGCGCAGGTGGCGAGCGGGACCCTGCAGTTCGACCTGGCGCCGACGAGCGGCGTCCTGCGCACCGACATGACCGACGGCGGTCATACGGTGAGCTACACCTTCAACAGCAGCATCCCGTTCTACACCGCCCTCGTCCAACGCTACGACCCGGCGGGCCACACGGTCGGCCAGATGTTCATGGGCCAGTACGAGAGCGGCCAGCCGAGCGACTATTCCATCACGCCCCTCTACGGCGGGAACTCCGTCGCCCTGTTCCTGGACGGCGACCATTTCACGAACCGCAAGGGTCCGGTCGTCGACGCTCACGGCGCGGTGCTGACAACCATCACCACCGGCTTCAACGCCGTGGCGACGGCGGGCGCGGCCGGCGGCTTCCTCACCAACTGGGTGGACGTGGTCAGCACCGGCGACACCATCCTGCACACCTACGACAACGCCGGCGTCTCCATGTCGAACGACCTGCACATGCTGGGGCCCGTCACTTCTGTGGTGGCCGAGGCCGGCGGCAGGATCGACGTGAACTGGGACGACTTCGGCGCCAGCCGGACGCTCGTCCTCGACCCGCTGCACGCCAGCGCCCTGACCGGTCCGGCGCCCACCTCGCTGAGCGCCTGGGACGATTACGGGCCCCAGATGGGTCAGATCACGACCGGCGGCACGACCGACGACGCCACCCCGACGTTCCGCGTCGCGGTGCGCGAAGCCGGCGAGGTGGTGGTGAGCCTGAGCCATGAAAGCAGTTCCATCCGCACCGAGGTCCACACCACCGACGCCGACATCGCGCGCGGCTATGTGGAGGTGACGATGAGCGCCGCCCAGGGCGACGGCGCCTATGCCGCGTCGGCCCGCTTCCTGGACGCCGACGGCCTGACCACGCCGCGCGCGGACACCAGCTTCACCCTCCAGACCTCCCCGCCGCCTTCCGGCGGCCAGGTGCTCCGGGGCCAGGACGGCGGCTCCAACCTGCAGGGAGGATCTGGCGACGACACCCTGATCGGCGGCTCGGGTCCGGACACCATGACGGGCGGCGGCGGCGGCGACCACTTCGCCTGGAACGCCGTTCCCTACAGTCCCGGCCACGTCACCGACTTCACCGACGGAACGGACCGTCTGGACCTCTCGGCGCTGCTCTCCGCGGCGAACTATTCCGGCTCCGATCCGGTGGCCGACGGCTATGTGAAGCCGATCGACGACGGGTCCGGCAATACCTGGATTTATTTCGACCGGGATGGCCACGGCTCCGGCGACCCGTGGGGGAGCTTCGTCACCACCCTCGACCATGTCCCGGCCAGCCAGATCACCAGCGCCGACCTGGTCGGCGGCACGTCGACCAGCCCGCCGCCCCCGCCGCCGCCCGCCGCCGGCGGACAGGCGCTGCAGGGCGAGGCGGGCGGCTCCGATCTCGCCGGCGGATCGGGGAACGACACGCTGACCGGCGGGCCCGGCCCCGACACCATGACGGGGGCCGGCGGGGCCGACCATTTCGCCTGGAACAACCTTCCCTGGAGTCCCGGGCACGTCACGGACTTCACCGACGGGACGGACCTGCTCGACCTGACAGGCCTGCTCTTCGCCTACCACTACTCAGGAACCGATCCCGTGGCCGACGGCTGGGTCAAGCCCGTCGACGATGGGCACGGGAACACCTGGCTCTACTTCGACACCGACGGGCATGGTTCGGCCGACCCGTGGGGTTCGTTCATCGCGACCCTCGACCACGTCCCGGCCAGCGCGATCACCCGGGACGACCTGGTGGGCGGCAACCCGACCAGTCCGCCGCCGCCCAATGGCCAGGGCGTCGTCCTGTCGGGTCAGAACGGCGGCTCGAACCTCACCGGCGGCCCGGGGAACGACACCCTCGACGGCGGCACGGGGCCCGACACCATGACGGGCGGGGCCGGGGCGGATCAGTTCGTCTGGAACCCGCTGCCCTGGAGCCCTTCGCGGATCACGGATTTCGCGGACGGGACGGACCACATCAACCTGTCGGGCCTGCTGGCCGCCTATCACTACCAGGGCAGCGATCCGATCGGCGACGGCTACGTCAGGCTGGTCGACGACGGTCAGGGCGACACCTGGCTCTATTTCGACACCGACGGCCACGGTTCGGCGGATCAGTGGGGGACGTTCCTCGCCACGATCGACCACGTCCCGGCCTCGAGCCTGTCGGCTTCGGACTTCATCTTCACCTGA